A region from the Fundulus heteroclitus isolate FHET01 chromosome 22, MU-UCD_Fhet_4.1, whole genome shotgun sequence genome encodes:
- the LOC110367006 gene encoding desmoplakin, producing MEVQKVRGDVEISQLKQRIQEQEVLLTEREAQVEKLEVEVETQRKTIEDLNFQNAKLEHDVSQYQTQLDIAMKDKAATEQELKHTKLLMEQSEATWSLTQRKLEELLKKEIDAQKPAPHRKINAAEDDFIMVEELHIEGPAKSVDQTVQPLGIESQSEPDLEGSEVRMQDVLQQRLDELSQVQKKAEMAEEKAQSYKKLLDDSNNRLKKLQMDIESERVQTRQRSEDFHQEMLNMKRSISEFQEEIRSLQRAKSSLEQNSFFQSTEVEGLKEQLKITQTELQKKSAIEQENSYKINTLEEEVASKQAALDQLKIKCNDLMKTNISSDANIRGLQIQTESLEKERSFSEQRIKSLKSEAESWRGQLQSLKDENVALKRIEQELQVKCKNLEAELEDCEAIASRLERKLDEQKQMHLEVEQNAKKVKAKLDRVLMEVESKDQQIQILRSQVEGAKSQVRIIEEELNKKSQTIYELQIKLQEHSEESKTADDLQQKIKSLHGKIVSYEKETTSLKSELQSVVAEKNLASQKVLMQKAEINDLNEMLKKKNVELQNESDENRKHLSKAKALEEELFKHKHSFKGITNSSEKVIENLKQEIYSLQNDKATAERKVDSLSVKLSEFSSALQRTKEELAQETKDRKLKESKMILLETEVQKLNLSIKDATSGSDISRSNLQHENTILKREKSEALERNLSLGTELRTLKDKLLRAQTDVEKKQRENSGLQLRSQQLEEQLENCKKMLEELKGKLELQKEGYERQLSLMQTEIEKKMILLQSEIAKEGQQSQSRDLAEKLNKCFKQDVNLIKTLQHIKVESGEQIDKELQIKREKTQQETTKLVQDLLKAKSEIAQLEDDKLKLTSKISTLQSLGNQQSKERAKLEQNLADSERKLTLTEKEAGSLREQIELYGREVKSLQKTLSTLGGEVMETVRPNVANSRADPLKADATTEKKMTAHVTATKSRMDDETLNIKEMEKTKTVRAFEGIKQVKECGSLYETPNIQPKDLQHITHKSKMSFDLSSSVKAHGYMALCGPTDPRQTESSVSKTRTYQSRENNGSANASEKSTGNAAGKLGAATSQKPRESIRRADVQHLITHNLLDEGVLRQLEMGLLTVEQVQASLPRNADKPATVAGVYVESSKKKTSFLEAVEKGFLAKTYALEFLEAQAATGTLVDLATGERVSVAEALEKGIVDLSMKEKLMEAEKAVCGYSCKGRKLSVFQAMEERVLDRYTGKKMLEVQVASGGLINPETGARVPTLAALHEGLLSKETLQSLYDPVSNPKGFHSPDTGQKAYYVEILKTCLYDVNGGVFLVPFGERRLTNTSPVSPHRMSVVDSGRGSEMSVYEAFKGKHIDKRTYLFLSQQESSWQENVLVDPSGAPRHFIADARSGRQLCLESALSQRCLEKLEFESYRSGLLSIYEIADVIFSRRVVVEDANSTIAGFWDVIGKKRLSVLQGLQQGFTDRVTALRLLESQACTGGICDPSSGEKHALSDALRTGLLDEALKQQLQQFEAAFSGITHPQTGKVLSVLQAVQEKLLPKDVGFRCVEFQLLTGGLINPETKGRVGLEEVIQSSSVDAVTATLLKDEKFQTQSLTCPKTKRRITFREALERSVFDCHTGLRLLEATKVHAFGAKTAFHYLCAFK from the exons AAAGCACACCAAACTTCTAATGGAGCAGTCGGAGGCCACCTGGTCTCTGACTCAGAGGAAACTGGAGGAGCTCTTAAAGAAAGAAATCGACGCACAGAAGCCCGCTCCACACAGAAAGATAAACGCAGCGGAAGATGATTTTATAATGGTAGAGGAGTTGCACATTGAAGGTCCGGCTAAAAGCGTCGATCAGACTGTGCAGCCTTTGGGAATTGAGAGCCAGTCAGAACCAGACCTTGAAGGGTCTGAAGTTAGAATGCAAGACGTTCTGCAGCAGAGACTGGACGAACTGTCTCAGGTccagaaaaaagctgaaatggcGGAGGAAAAAGCTCAAAGCTACAAAAAGCTTCTGGATGACAGCAACAACAGACTGAAGAAACTGCAGATGGACATAGAGAGTGAGAGGGTCCAGACacgacagaggtcagaggattTTCACCAGGAAATGCTGAACATGAAAAGGTCCATCTCTGAATTTCAGGAAGAAATCAGATCCCTCCAGAGAGCCAAGTCCTCACTGGAGCAAAACTCCTTTTTCCAAAGCACTGAGGTAGAGggcctgaaagagcagctgaagATTACCCAAACggagctgcagaaaaaaagcgCCATTGAGCAGGAAAACTCCTACAAGATTAACACCTTAGAGGAGGAGGTAGCTTCCAAACAGGCAgctttggatcagctgaaaataaaatgcaacgaCCTGATGAAGACTAACATCTCATCTGATGCCAACATTCGAGGTCTTCAGATCCAAACAGAGTCACTGGAAAAAGAGAGGTCATTCTCTGAGCAAAGGATAAAGTCTTTAAAGAGTGAGGCAGAGAGCTGGAGAGGACAGCTCCAAAGCTTGAAGGACGAAAACGTTGCGCTCAAGAGAATTGAGCAGGAGCTGCAGGTCAAATGCAAAAACCTCGAGGCAGAACTTGAGGACTGCGAGGCCATCGCATCCCGGCTGGAGAGGAAACTCGACGAGCAGAAGCAGATGCATTTAGAAGTGGAGCAGAATGCCAAGAAGGTGAAAGCCAAACTTGACCGAGTTCTGATGGAGGTTGAGAGCAAGGACCAACAAATTCAAATCCTAAGGTCACAGGTAGAGGGCGCTAAATCACAGGTCCGAATTATCGAGGAGGAATTGAACAAGAAGTCGCAGACCATTTACGAGCTTCAAATCAAACTGCAGGAACACAGTGAGGAATCAAAGACCGCCGACGATCTGCAGCAGAAGATAAAATCCCTTCATGGAAAAATCGTTAGCTACGAGAAAGAAACGACGAGTCTGAAATCAGAGCTGCAATCTGTGGTTGCAGAGAAAAATTTAGCGAGTCAGAAAGTCCTCATGCAGAAAGCGGAAATCAACGATCTGAACGAGATGCTGAAGAAAAAGAATGTGGAGCTGCAAAATGAATCCGATGAGAATCGGAAACATCTGAGTAAGGCCAAAGCTTTGGAAGAGGAGCTTTTCAAACACAAGCACAGCTTTAAAGGAATAACTAACAGCTCTGAGAAAGTTATAGAAAACCTAAAGCAAGAAATCTATTCGCTTCAGAATGACAAGgcgacagcagaaagaaagGTAGACAGCCTGAGTGTTAAGCTTTCAGAGTTTAGCTCTGCTCTGCAGAGAACAAAAGAGGAACTGGCTCAGGAGACCAAAGACAGAAAATTGAAGGAATCCAAGATGATTCTGCTGGAGACTGAGGTTCAGAAACTCAATCTAAGTATCAAAGACGCTACGTCCGGTTCCGACATTTCCCGATCAAATCTGCAGCATGAAAATACAATCCTGAAGAGGGAGAAATCTGAGGCGCTGGAGAGAAACCTCTCTCTGGGAACCGAGCTCAGAACGCTAAAAGACAAGTTGCTGCGCGCCCAGACGGACGTGGAGAAAAAGCAGCGAGAAAACTCTGGCCTTCAGCTGAGGtcccagcagctggaggaacaATTGGAGAATTGTAAGAAGAtgctggaggagctgaaggGTAAACTTGAACTCCAGAAAGAGGGCTATGAGAGGCAGCTGTCGCTTATGCAGACGGAGATCGAGAAAAAGATGATTCTGCTGCAGTCTGAGATCGCAAAAGAAGGCCAGCAGTCACAAAGCAGAGACCTAGCAGAGAAGCTCAACAAGTGCTTCAAGCAAGACGTGAACCTGATAAAAACTTTGCAGCACATCAAAGTGGAATCAGGGGAGCAGATAGACAAAGAGCTGCAAATCAAAAGGGAGAAAACGCAGCAAGAAACAACAAAGCTCGTGCAAGACTTGTTGAAAGCGAAGTCTGAAATCGCTCAGCTTGAGGACGATAAACTCAAACTCACCTCTAAAATAAGCACGCTGCAAAGCCTTGGCAATCAACAGTCAAAGGAGAGAGCAAAGCTCGAACAAAATCTGGCAGACAGCGAGCGCAAACTGACACTGACAGAGAAGGAAGCAGGATCCCTTCGAGAACAAATAGAGCTGTACGGCAGAGAGGTCAAAAGCCTTCAGAAAACTCTGTCCACACTGGGAGGGGAGGTGATGGAAACCGTTCGTCCGAACGTGGCCAATAGCAGAGCCGATCCGTTGAAGGCAGATGCCACAACGGAGAAGAAAATGACGGCCCACGTGACGGCCACGAAGAGCAGAATGGACGATGAAACCCTCAACATAAAAGAG ATGGAGAAGACGAAGACAGTCCGCGCCTTCGAAGGAATAAAGCAAGTCAAGGAATGCGGCTCTCTTTATGAAACCCCCAACATTCAACCGAAAGATCTCCAGCACATCACCCACAAGAGTAAAATGAGCTTCGATCTTTCCAGCTCGGTCAAAGCTCACGGATACATGGCTCTGTGTGGGCCAACAGACCCGAGGCAGACTGAAAGCAGCGTCAGTAAGACCAGAACCTATCAGAGCAGAGAAAACAATGGAAGCGCAAACGCGTCTGAAAAGAGTACGGGAAATGCTGCCGGGAAACTGGGCGCGGCCACTTCCCAGAAGCCCCGGGAGTCGATTCGGAGGGCAGACGTTCAACACCTGATCACACACAATCTCCTGGATGAGGGGGTTTTAcgacagctggagatgggccTGCTCACCGTTGAACAAGTGCAAGCGTCGCTCCCTCGGAACGCTGACAAACCGGCGACGGTCGCGGGAGTTTACGTCGAATCGAGTAAGAAAAAGACATCCTTCCTGGAAGCTGTCGAAAAGGGCTTCCTTGCAAAGACGTATGCTCTTGAGTTCCTCGAGGCTCAGGCTGCGACGGGCACCCTTGTAGATCTAGCGACAGGAGAAAGAGTCTCTGTTGCGGAGGCCCTGGAGAAAGGCATCGTAGATCTAAGCATGAAAGAGAAACTGATGGAGGCAGAGAAAGCCGTCTGCGGCTACAGCTGCAAGGGCAGGAAGCTGTCTGTCTTCCAGGCAATGGAGGAGAGAGTTCTAGATAGATATACGGGAAAGAAGATGCTTGAGGTCCAGGTTGCCTCAGGGGGGTTGATCAACCCAGAAACAGGCGCGAGAGTACCGACTTTAGCAGCGTTGCATGAGGGTCTTCTGAGCAAAGAGACTCTGCAGAGTCTGTACGATCCAGTGAGCAACCCTAAAGGTTTCCACAGCCCTGACACCGGGCAGAAGGCATACTACGTTGAAATACTCAAGACCTGCTTGTACGACGTCAACGGCGGTGTGTTTCTCGTCCCCTTTGGGGAGAGACGCTTAACAAACACATCTCCCGTGAGCCCTCACAGAATGTCGGTCGTCGACAGCGGCCGTGGATCGGAAATGTCGGTGTACGAAGCCTTCAAAGGAAAGCACATCGACAAGAGAACGTACCTGTTCCTCTCCCAGCAGGAGAGCAGCTGGCAGGAAAACGTTCTGGTCGACCCGAGCGGAGCCCCGCGTCACTTCATCGCCGACGCCAGGAGTGGCCGGCAGCTTTGCCTGGAGTCTGCGTTGAGTCAGAGGTGTCTTGAAAAATTAGAGTTCGAAAGCTATCGCAGTGGTCTCTTAAGCATCTATGAGATTGCAGACGTCATATTTTCGCGAAGGGTGGTCGTGGAGGACGCGAACAGCACCATCGCCGGTTTCTGGGACGTCATTGGGAAGAAGAGGCTGTCGGTCCTCCAGGGCCTCCAGCAGGGCTTCACCGATAGAGTGACGGCCTTACGACTCTTGGAGTCCCAGGCCTGCACCGGAGGAATATGCGACCCGTCGTCCGGGGAGAAACACGCCCTCTCTGACGCGCTCAGAACGGGTCTCTTAGACGAGGCTCTAAAACAGCAGCTCCAGCAGTTCGAAGCGGCATTCAGTGGTATTACCCACCCTCAGACCGGGAAGGTTTTGTCAGTTTTGCAGGCTGTTCAGGAAAAGCTCCTCCCGAAGGATGTGGGTTTCCGCTGTGTGGAATTCCAGCTTTTGACCGGCGGACTGATAAATCCTGAAACCAAGGGCAGAGTCGGCCTCGAAGAGGTGATTCAAAGCAGCTCTGTGGACGCCGTTACGGCCACTCTGCTCAAAGACGAGAAGTTCCAGACGCAGAGCCTCACCTGTCCCAAGACAAAGAGACGGATAACGTTCAGGGAGGCCCTGGAAAGGAGCGTGTTCGACTGCCACACCGGGCTGAGGTTACTGGAGGCCACAAAAGTTCATGCGTTTGGAGCGAAAACAGCATTTCATTATCTTTGTGCATTTAAGTGA